A single window of Flagellimonas maritima DNA harbors:
- a CDS encoding S9 family peptidase → MPFTLKTILKLIFVFLFFSHFTFGQVKSNLELIDIFNMEYVSNPQISPDGNKIIYVRNFKDVMTDKNLSNLWIINFDGSNNRPLTTGNQNDFYPRWSHDGKKIIFKSNMSDGKMKLYLMWMDTKEAVPLTNTPKAPGQISWSHDDRFLAFTMFVPKSEESIVKMPKKPEGAKWNKPPTYITKLNYRGDGQGYIKGGNTQIFTLSIDGGTPRQWTSTDFDHGAPIWSKDGSQLFFSANFNTEDALEPLNSEIYKLSLSDGNVTALTSRYGPDTNPKISPDGTKLAYIGFDDTYQGYQLTHAYILDIKSGKSSLISEDFDRDVQHINWGASGKGLYFQFDDEGDTKIGYMNLNGEVDKKVESLGGLSLGRPYNAASYSVSENGRFAYTLGSTQHPADLGVHDKNGSKRLTFLNDDLFSFRNLGKVEELWWDSSFDQRKIQGWVVTPPNFDATKKYPMILEIHGGPFASYGSVYSAEIQAFAAAGYVVLYTNPRGSTSYGEEFGNLIHHDYPNHDYDDLMSGVDAVINKGFVDKNKLFVTGGSGGGVLTAWIVGKTDRFKAAVVAKPVINWYSFVLYADGASFFSKYWFGKKPWEDPESYIKRSPLSYVGNVKTPTMLLTGEEDFRTPIAESEQFYAALKLENVETAMVRIPGASHGIANKPSNLIAKIASILAWFEKYKD, encoded by the coding sequence ATGCCTTTTACCTTGAAGACTATCCTAAAACTCATTTTTGTATTCCTCTTTTTCAGCCATTTTACCTTTGGCCAAGTAAAATCAAACTTGGAGCTAATTGACATTTTTAACATGGAATATGTTTCCAATCCACAGATTTCACCTGATGGAAACAAAATCATTTATGTCCGCAATTTTAAGGATGTAATGACCGATAAAAATCTTTCCAATCTTTGGATAATAAATTTTGATGGTTCCAACAACCGTCCGTTGACAACGGGAAATCAAAATGATTTTTACCCAAGATGGTCTCATGACGGAAAAAAAATCATCTTTAAATCCAATATGTCGGATGGTAAGATGAAATTATACCTCATGTGGATGGATACAAAAGAAGCTGTTCCATTGACCAATACTCCAAAAGCTCCAGGTCAGATTTCTTGGTCACACGACGACCGTTTTCTTGCATTTACCATGTTTGTGCCAAAAAGCGAGGAGTCCATAGTAAAAATGCCAAAGAAACCAGAAGGAGCCAAGTGGAACAAACCACCTACTTACATTACAAAACTAAATTATCGCGGTGATGGACAGGGCTACATAAAAGGGGGAAATACACAAATTTTCACTTTATCTATTGATGGGGGAACCCCAAGGCAATGGACATCCACTGATTTTGATCACGGTGCACCGATATGGTCAAAAGATGGTTCACAATTGTTTTTTTCCGCAAATTTCAACACTGAGGATGCACTAGAGCCATTGAACAGCGAAATCTATAAATTATCGTTATCTGATGGCAACGTGACCGCACTTACCAGTCGGTATGGCCCTGATACCAATCCCAAAATATCTCCAGATGGAACAAAGTTGGCCTATATTGGTTTTGACGATACTTATCAGGGATATCAATTGACACATGCTTACATCCTCGATATAAAAAGTGGAAAATCAAGTTTGATTTCAGAAGATTTTGACCGCGATGTACAGCATATAAATTGGGGAGCCAGTGGAAAAGGACTCTATTTTCAGTTTGATGACGAGGGCGATACCAAAATAGGTTACATGAACCTTAATGGTGAAGTGGATAAAAAAGTAGAAAGCCTAGGAGGTCTTTCCCTGGGGCGGCCTTACAATGCCGCATCATATTCAGTTTCGGAGAATGGCAGATTTGCCTATACTCTGGGCAGCACACAACATCCCGCTGATCTAGGGGTTCATGACAAAAATGGGAGTAAGCGACTTACTTTTTTAAATGACGACCTTTTCTCTTTTAGAAACTTGGGAAAAGTAGAGGAGCTATGGTGGGACTCTTCTTTTGATCAACGTAAAATTCAGGGTTGGGTAGTGACACCTCCCAACTTTGATGCTACCAAAAAATATCCAATGATACTGGAAATACATGGCGGGCCATTTGCAAGCTATGGTTCTGTATATTCCGCAGAGATTCAGGCTTTTGCAGCCGCAGGTTATGTGGTGCTGTATACAAATCCTAGAGGAAGTACAAGTTACGGGGAAGAGTTTGGGAATTTGATACATCACGATTATCCAAACCATGATTATGATGATTTAATGTCTGGCGTGGATGCGGTAATCAATAAAGGTTTTGTAGATAAGAATAAGCTTTTTGTAACCGGTGGAAGTGGTGGTGGTGTACTTACTGCTTGGATTGTTGGCAAAACAGACCGCTTTAAAGCTGCTGTTGTAGCAAAACCTGTTATAAATTGGTATAGTTTTGTCCTTTATGCAGATGGAGCGAGTTTTTTCTCTAAATATTGGTTTGGGAAAAAACCATGGGAAGATCCAGAGAGTTATATAAAGCGTTCTCCCCTTTCATATGTAGGCAACGTAAAAACACCTACCATGCTCCTTACGGGAGAGGAAGATTTTAGAACGCCAATCGCAGAATCTGAACAGTTCTATGCTGCGTTAAAGCTTGAGAACGTAGAGACCGCAATGGTCCGTATTCCTGGAGCTTCGCACGGCATAGCCAATAAGCCCAGTAATTTAATTGCTAAAATTGCCAGTATATTGGCCTGGTTCGAAAAATATAAGGATTAG
- a CDS encoding GNAT family N-acetyltransferase has protein sequence MRETPEIIPYSNIYKDSFKALNEEWITKYFVMEEMDIISLNNPKEYILDKGGYIAVALLKKEPVGVCALLKSNRKGFDFELAKMGVSRKAQGKGIGKLLAIHIIEKAKSLGAKKIYLESNSVLIPAIRLYEKLGFTSISGASSPYERSDIQMELVL, from the coding sequence ATGCGTGAAACTCCTGAAATAATTCCTTATTCCAACATATATAAAGACTCTTTCAAAGCTTTGAACGAAGAATGGATAACCAAGTATTTTGTAATGGAAGAAATGGATATCATATCGCTCAATAATCCAAAAGAATATATTTTAGATAAAGGTGGATATATTGCAGTTGCCCTACTTAAAAAAGAACCCGTGGGTGTTTGCGCATTATTGAAAAGTAATCGTAAAGGTTTTGATTTTGAACTGGCCAAAATGGGAGTATCCCGAAAAGCACAGGGAAAGGGCATTGGAAAATTATTGGCAATCCATATTATTGAGAAAGCTAAATCTTTGGGAGCCAAAAAAATATATCTTGAAAGCAATAGCGTATTGATACCAGCAATAAGATTATATGAAAAATTAGGCTTCACGTCAATCTCGGGAGCTAGTTCTCCATATGAACGCAGTGACATTCAAATGGAACTGGTTTTATAA
- a CDS encoding type IX secretion system membrane protein PorP/SprF has product MDIKLRPFFKSIIQLCSKLALLLLLPIMFCCKVNAQDSNPYVNYDVPFQNLLKFNRFLINPTFSAVREDKSYVNLFHRSQGADFNDNSQNYFLSYSGRLNDRVGLGLSLYNQQEGVISNLGVMANYSHGIQLGQKSNLSFGVNIPYYVSSFDADRAVTLEEDPVLNNASQNSIISFQPGLNLTLGKFDFGVFAQNLVDYNINSGKSLTEFNEKTFSGHIQFAHEFENAAGILEDGRLMPLARARFEASEDPVFGGGLILDLPKLGWLQGGYDQFYGVSAGTGFNLNRRLSFGYNFEKNINDNLTNLGVTHEVSIAFSFVPSTSKNALASNEGSTKEPIEGTFVADIKEDKKGKKEKESKLDAQTTLRPTNKEDLAFWEEQVEQLKAQQDDNYAVINELIFKMDSLEQHRQRDLEKRFEMVMRMVKRHTENERPDIEKNAQKLYLAKNADLDSLDKELNNVTVLANNSKTKKKKAETEKGTFTGGAFKPIEKFISLEGVGKGHYIVANVFKNVNYLKSFMAKLKSEGLEAKYFKNPDNGLNYVYLAKYDKNELAYEAYRSKMKGEYTDELWIMHVDNPRYSNWADTKYLDNE; this is encoded by the coding sequence ATGGACATAAAATTACGCCCATTTTTCAAAAGCATAATACAGCTATGTTCTAAACTCGCTCTGTTATTGCTTTTGCCAATTATGTTCTGTTGCAAAGTAAATGCGCAGGACAGCAATCCTTATGTAAATTATGATGTGCCCTTTCAGAACTTATTAAAGTTTAACAGGTTTCTGATTAATCCAACATTTTCTGCAGTTCGAGAAGATAAATCTTATGTGAACCTTTTCCATAGAAGCCAAGGAGCCGATTTTAATGATAATAGTCAGAATTACTTTTTAAGTTATAGTGGTCGCCTTAACGATCGCGTAGGATTGGGATTAAGCCTTTATAATCAACAAGAAGGCGTAATTTCCAATTTGGGTGTAATGGCCAATTATTCCCACGGAATTCAATTGGGGCAAAAAAGCAACCTTAGTTTTGGAGTAAATATCCCTTATTATGTAAGTAGTTTTGATGCTGATAGAGCAGTTACATTGGAAGAAGATCCAGTTTTAAACAATGCTTCCCAAAACTCGATTATTTCTTTTCAACCAGGTCTTAATTTAACACTGGGAAAGTTTGATTTTGGTGTATTTGCACAAAACTTGGTTGATTACAATATTAACTCCGGAAAATCACTTACTGAATTCAATGAAAAGACGTTTTCCGGACATATACAATTTGCCCATGAATTTGAAAATGCAGCAGGTATTTTAGAAGATGGCAGATTAATGCCATTGGCCAGGGCAAGATTTGAAGCTAGTGAAGACCCTGTTTTTGGTGGAGGCCTTATTCTTGATCTCCCTAAATTGGGATGGTTGCAAGGTGGGTATGACCAGTTTTACGGAGTATCTGCAGGTACTGGATTTAATCTTAACAGAAGACTTTCATTTGGATATAATTTTGAAAAGAACATAAATGATAATCTAACAAATCTTGGGGTAACCCATGAAGTATCCATTGCATTCTCATTTGTTCCTTCAACGTCCAAAAATGCCCTAGCTTCCAATGAAGGGTCTACAAAAGAACCGATTGAAGGTACTTTTGTTGCCGATATTAAAGAAGATAAAAAGGGTAAAAAAGAGAAAGAAAGCAAGTTGGATGCACAGACAACACTGCGCCCAACCAATAAAGAGGATTTAGCGTTTTGGGAAGAACAGGTCGAACAACTTAAGGCTCAACAAGATGATAATTATGCAGTGATTAATGAACTGATTTTTAAAATGGACTCATTGGAACAACATAGGCAACGTGATCTTGAAAAACGTTTTGAAATGGTAATGCGAATGGTGAAACGCCATACAGAAAACGAACGACCTGATATTGAAAAAAATGCCCAAAAACTTTATCTGGCCAAGAACGCTGATCTAGATTCTTTGGATAAGGAATTAAATAATGTCACCGTTTTGGCGAACAATTCAAAAACTAAAAAGAAGAAGGCTGAAACAGAGAAAGGCACCTTTACTGGAGGTGCGTTCAAACCCATTGAAAAATTTATCAGTTTGGAAGGGGTGGGCAAGGGCCATTATATAGTAGCAAATGTGTTCAAGAACGTAAACTATCTTAAAAGCTTTATGGCCAAACTAAAATCAGAAGGTCTTGAAGCCAAATATTTTAAGAACCCTGATAATGGACTTAACTACGTATACTTGGCAAAGTATGACAAGAATGAACTTGCTTATGAAGCCTATCGTTCTAAAATGAAAGGAGAATATACTGATGAATTATGGATCATGCATGTGGATAATCCCCGTTATTCAAATTGGGCCGATACCAAGTATTTGGACAATGAATAA
- a CDS encoding FMN-binding negative transcriptional regulator → MHIPHYYKNENLEEIKGFLVENSFGLLINQVDGKPWATHIPLELDKDEHGKEILVGHIAKANPQAKSFGNTENVLCVFNGPHAYISSSWYQEEEVPTWNYIAVHIYGSLKVLSDDATMESLHKLVNKYEKNSKNPINLSEMSPKTLRQVKGVIGFKIEITEIQAAYKLSQNRKQDYPKITSELMEQENIGSKAIAKKMNYLKL, encoded by the coding sequence ATGCATATCCCACATTATTATAAAAATGAAAATCTAGAAGAAATCAAGGGTTTTTTAGTCGAGAATAGTTTTGGCCTTTTGATAAATCAAGTTGACGGAAAGCCATGGGCAACACATATTCCTTTGGAATTGGATAAAGACGAACATGGAAAAGAAATTCTTGTTGGACATATTGCAAAAGCAAATCCACAGGCGAAATCTTTCGGAAACACTGAAAATGTACTGTGTGTCTTCAATGGTCCCCATGCCTATATTTCATCATCATGGTATCAGGAAGAAGAAGTGCCTACCTGGAATTACATAGCTGTACATATATATGGATCATTAAAAGTATTAAGCGATGATGCCACTATGGAATCGCTCCATAAATTGGTCAACAAATATGAAAAAAACTCTAAAAATCCCATTAATCTAAGCGAGATGTCCCCGAAGACCTTGAGACAAGTTAAGGGTGTTATTGGTTTTAAAATTGAAATTACCGAAATTCAGGCTGCCTACAAACTTTCTCAAAACCGTAAACAAGATTATCCTAAAATAACTTCAGAATTAATGGAACAGGAAAATATTGGCAGTAAGGCCATCGCAAAGAAAATGAATTATCTCAAACTTTGA
- a CDS encoding D-alanyl-D-alanine carboxypeptidase/D-alanyl-D-alanine-endopeptidase — protein sequence MRKSAFLLFSVISLLSCSSTKKTIQKETKAVLLNPFFENQFTGFLVIDAEKKDTIYSKNPTKYFTPASNTKIFTLFTALTMLPDSIPALKYIVRGDTLYMEGTGDPTFLHPDFSSQKTLDFLKTFKHISFYPNNFYDEKYGPGWSWGDYSYSYQPERTAFPIHGNTVSIYKEDSLNISPKFFRNGVVEIEFPKNREKNKNLFYFNPIRKDTLQIPFIADSTLIKELLGNVLDKKVQIVQKMPLGEKSVFYSIPKDTVLKKMMQESDNFLAEQLLVLASSTISDSLNINSVQDYILENHLSSLEQPPRWVDGSGLSRYNLFTPKSIVQVLDKLYSDLPKEELFNFLAVGGVSGTIENWYRGNPNPYVFAKTGTLSNNHCLSGYLTTNSGKTLIFSFMNNHYRQPTAEIKKRMQRILELLRDNY from the coding sequence ATGAGAAAATCGGCATTTTTGCTTTTTAGTGTTATATCGCTGTTAAGTTGTTCCAGTACTAAAAAAACCATACAAAAAGAAACAAAAGCTGTCCTTTTAAATCCTTTTTTTGAAAATCAATTTACAGGTTTCCTAGTAATTGATGCCGAAAAAAAAGATACTATATATAGTAAAAATCCTACCAAATATTTCACTCCTGCAAGTAACACCAAAATCTTTACATTATTTACGGCTCTTACCATGTTACCGGATAGCATTCCAGCCTTAAAATATATAGTTCGCGGAGACACTTTATATATGGAAGGGACAGGCGACCCAACTTTTTTGCATCCTGATTTCTCAAGTCAGAAAACATTGGATTTTTTAAAAACATTTAAGCATATCTCATTTTATCCAAATAATTTTTATGATGAAAAATATGGTCCCGGATGGTCTTGGGGCGATTATTCTTATTCTTATCAACCAGAAAGAACGGCATTTCCAATACACGGTAACACCGTCTCTATCTATAAGGAAGATTCCCTAAATATATCACCAAAATTTTTTCGAAATGGAGTGGTTGAAATTGAATTCCCCAAAAATAGGGAGAAGAACAAAAATCTTTTTTATTTTAATCCTATTCGAAAAGATACGCTTCAGATACCATTTATTGCGGATAGCACACTTATAAAAGAGCTATTGGGAAATGTACTGGACAAAAAAGTACAAATAGTCCAGAAAATGCCCTTAGGTGAAAAATCCGTTTTTTATAGTATTCCAAAAGATACCGTACTCAAAAAAATGATGCAGGAAAGCGACAACTTTTTAGCAGAACAATTGCTAGTTCTTGCATCTTCAACGATTTCGGATTCTTTGAATATCAATTCAGTGCAGGACTATATTTTAGAAAATCATCTGTCAAGTCTTGAACAACCTCCCCGATGGGTGGATGGTTCTGGATTATCAAGGTACAACCTATTCACTCCAAAATCCATTGTTCAAGTATTGGATAAATTGTATAGCGATTTACCAAAAGAAGAACTGTTTAATTTTTTGGCAGTCGGAGGTGTTTCCGGTACTATAGAAAATTGGTATAGGGGCAATCCAAATCCCTACGTGTTTGCAAAGACAGGAACACTGAGCAACAATCATTGCCTAAGTGGATATTTGACCACGAATTCTGGTAAAACTCTTATTTTCAGCTTTATGAACAATCATTACAGGCAGCCTACAGCTGAAATAAAAAAGCGAATGCAACGGATTTTAGAATTACTACGGGACAATTACTAA
- a CDS encoding Dps family protein yields MKLNAIGLNEETSQSLSNDLNQLLANFQQYYQNLRGIHWNIKGKRFFDLHEKFEELYVDANLKVDEVAERILTLGGVPYHTFQDYSSNAKVPVGKNVSKDEDAIRLIVDSLKELLIIERRILDTSDEAKDEGTNSMMSDFITEQEKTVWMMKAWLAEGI; encoded by the coding sequence ATGAAACTAAACGCTATAGGATTAAATGAAGAAACATCTCAATCTTTAAGCAATGATTTGAACCAATTATTAGCTAATTTTCAACAATACTACCAAAATTTGAGAGGTATTCACTGGAATATAAAAGGAAAACGTTTTTTTGACCTTCATGAAAAGTTTGAAGAGCTGTACGTAGATGCAAACCTAAAGGTAGATGAAGTCGCAGAGAGAATTTTGACTTTAGGAGGAGTTCCTTACCATACATTTCAGGACTACTCCTCAAACGCAAAGGTACCGGTAGGGAAAAATGTTTCCAAAGATGAGGATGCAATACGATTGATAGTGGATTCCCTTAAAGAATTATTGATTATAGAACGTAGGATTCTAGACACTTCAGATGAGGCAAAAGATGAAGGAACAAATTCGATGATGAGTGACTTTATTACCGAACAGGAAAAAACGGTATGGATGATGAAGGCGTGGTTGGCCGAAGGAATTTGA
- a CDS encoding TonB-dependent receptor — translation MKRPILFLIILVNSIFTFSQSTISGIVTDTKNNPIIGANVYLEGTYDGASTNEHGGFNFETTETGTQTLVVSMLSYDAHYEAGDISYFNNIQITLLESVNALTGVTLTAGTFEAGDNSKVSVLKPLDIVTTAGALADISSALQTLPGTTTVNEDGRLFVRGGEAGETQVFIDGLRVFQFFNATANNIPTRGRFSPFLFKGTTFSTGGYSAEYGQALSSVLLLNTIDAPDQEKTEISIMSVGGGLGHTEIWGDQSLSINTSYINLSPYEALMPSTQGIQWNSPFESISGEAVFRSKGTKSMFKLYTGFTFTDLDIDQEDINFEDLVRFRLKNNNLYFNSSYKYFFESNWSIVTGASLSWDGNAIGLQENTIDNDETASHIKFKVKKRFSSRFNLNFGTELFLVDYNETFSQPNDINFTVGFKDQLWAGFVETDVFLSNRFAMKMGLRSENSSLINDFTVSPRLSLAYKPGEKGQFSLAYGEFHQNPMTEVAKFGQSLGSEKTAHYLLNYQFLNDGKTFRAEAYYKSYDNLVKYDTQLPEFNSTFSNSGDGYAAGLDVFWRDNNSIENLDYWISYSYLNTERDYRNFRERATPNFAPEHNLSVVTKYWVEDLRSQLGFSYIYGSGRPYNNPNTNNFLAEKTKSFHSLNFNWAYLIDQQKILYFSVNNMLGFNNINNYQYANTPNMDGIFERRAIRPAADSFFFVGFFWTISTDKKSNQLDNL, via the coding sequence ATGAAAAGACCGATTCTTTTTTTAATAATTCTCGTCAATAGTATTTTTACATTTTCACAATCAACTATTTCAGGAATCGTAACAGATACCAAGAACAATCCCATCATTGGTGCCAATGTGTATTTAGAGGGTACTTATGACGGTGCATCAACCAATGAGCACGGTGGTTTCAATTTTGAAACTACAGAGACTGGAACCCAGACCCTTGTGGTTTCCATGTTGTCTTATGATGCTCATTATGAAGCTGGTGATATTTCTTATTTTAATAATATTCAAATAACTCTTTTAGAATCGGTAAATGCCCTTACTGGGGTTACCTTAACTGCTGGTACATTCGAAGCTGGTGATAATTCCAAAGTTTCTGTACTAAAACCATTGGATATAGTTACAACAGCAGGTGCTCTGGCAGATATCAGCAGTGCCTTGCAGACTTTACCCGGTACCACTACAGTCAATGAAGATGGTAGACTTTTTGTGCGTGGGGGAGAAGCTGGTGAAACACAAGTCTTTATAGATGGTCTGCGTGTCTTTCAATTTTTTAATGCAACGGCAAACAACATTCCAACACGAGGACGGTTTTCGCCATTTTTGTTCAAGGGAACTACGTTTAGCACTGGGGGATATTCTGCAGAATACGGACAAGCACTCTCCAGCGTGTTGTTGTTGAACACAATTGATGCACCAGATCAGGAAAAAACCGAGATATCTATCATGTCCGTTGGTGGAGGCTTAGGTCATACGGAAATATGGGGCGACCAGTCTTTGAGTATAAACACTTCTTATATCAACCTTTCTCCATATGAAGCATTGATGCCTTCCACACAAGGAATACAATGGAACAGTCCCTTTGAATCTATTTCTGGAGAAGCAGTTTTTAGAAGTAAAGGCACAAAAAGTATGTTCAAATTATATACAGGATTTACTTTTACTGACTTGGATATTGACCAAGAAGACATAAATTTTGAGGATTTGGTAAGATTTCGCTTAAAGAACAACAACCTTTATTTTAATTCCTCTTATAAATATTTCTTTGAAAGTAACTGGAGTATTGTTACAGGTGCTTCATTATCCTGGGATGGTAACGCGATTGGTTTACAGGAAAATACCATAGACAATGATGAAACTGCTTCCCATATAAAGTTTAAGGTGAAAAAAAGATTCAGTAGTCGGTTTAATCTCAATTTTGGCACAGAACTTTTTCTAGTCGATTACAATGAGACGTTTTCTCAGCCAAATGATATAAACTTTACTGTTGGATTTAAAGACCAATTGTGGGCAGGTTTTGTTGAGACCGATGTTTTTTTGAGCAATAGATTTGCCATGAAAATGGGTCTTAGGTCAGAGAACAGTTCCTTGATTAATGATTTTACAGTATCACCAAGACTTTCGTTGGCGTACAAGCCGGGTGAAAAAGGACAGTTTTCCCTGGCTTATGGGGAATTCCATCAAAATCCTATGACAGAGGTTGCCAAATTTGGGCAATCTTTAGGTTCCGAAAAAACGGCACATTATCTTTTAAACTATCAATTTTTAAATGATGGCAAAACCTTTAGGGCGGAGGCTTATTACAAGAGCTATGATAATTTGGTAAAGTACGATACGCAATTACCGGAATTCAACTCCACTTTTAGTAACTCAGGTGATGGATATGCTGCAGGGTTGGATGTTTTCTGGAGGGACAATAACAGCATTGAGAATCTTGACTATTGGATTTCATATTCCTATCTAAATACCGAAAGGGACTATAGAAATTTTAGGGAACGTGCCACACCAAATTTTGCGCCGGAACATAATCTTTCGGTCGTTACAAAATATTGGGTAGAGGACTTACGGTCACAATTGGGATTTTCATACATATATGGTTCTGGCAGACCCTACAATAACCCTAACACAAACAACTTTTTGGCTGAAAAAACCAAGTCTTTCCATAGTTTGAACTTCAATTGGGCCTATTTGATAGACCAACAAAAAATTCTTTACTTTTCGGTCAATAACATGCTGGGGTTCAATAATATCAACAACTATCAATACGCGAATACGCCAAATATGGATGGCATATTCGAAAGACGTGCTATTAGACCCGCTGCCGATTCTTTCTTTTTTGTAGGGTTCTTTTGGACAATTAGCACCGATAAGAAAAGCAATCAACTAGATAACTTATAA
- the nudK gene encoding GDP-mannose pyrophosphatase NudK, producing the protein MKYGTVKNIKKEVLSNNWYTLRKVTFEYQREDGEWETQVREAYDRGNGAVILLYNNDKGTVILTRQFRMPTYLNGNEDGMLIEACAGILEKGNAEQTIIMEVEEETGYMVSDVQKVFESYMSPGSVTEILHFFIGQYTENMRVGEGGGAEDETENIEVLEMSFEDALKLVQNGKIRDAKTIMLLQYAQINKLFSVNNIHS; encoded by the coding sequence ATGAAGTACGGAACAGTAAAGAATATCAAAAAAGAAGTGCTATCCAATAATTGGTACACTTTACGCAAAGTTACGTTTGAGTACCAAAGAGAGGATGGGGAATGGGAAACCCAAGTTCGCGAAGCCTATGATCGTGGAAACGGCGCAGTAATCCTTTTGTACAATAATGATAAAGGGACCGTTATATTGACACGACAATTTAGAATGCCCACATATTTAAATGGTAATGAAGATGGCATGTTGATCGAAGCCTGTGCGGGGATTCTGGAAAAGGGCAATGCAGAACAAACCATTATTATGGAAGTGGAAGAAGAAACCGGATATATGGTTTCCGATGTACAAAAAGTTTTTGAATCATATATGTCTCCCGGTTCTGTTACGGAGATACTACATTTCTTTATCGGACAGTACACTGAAAATATGAGAGTAGGCGAAGGCGGCGGTGCTGAAGATGAAACAGAGAATATTGAAGTTTTGGAAATGAGCTTCGAAGATGCTTTGAAACTTGTTCAAAATGGAAAAATCAGGGATGCCAAGACAATTATGTTACTGCAGTACGCGCAAATCAATAAATTGTTCTCAGTAAACAATATACATTCTTAG
- a CDS encoding hydrogen peroxide-inducible genes activator, with amino-acid sequence MTITQLQYVLAVAEYRNFTLAAEKSFVTQPTLSMQVQKLEDELDILIFDRGKKPISITEVGKKIVAQAKNIVAEADRIKDIVDQDKGFIGGDYTIGIIPTVMPTLLPMFLNTFIKKYPKVNLIIKEQPTDTLIRNILDGHLDAGIAATPLEIEFIKERPLYYEPFVGYVPKNHRLSSQDLLTTAHLDVNDILLLQDGHCFRDGVINLCKSPKNPQNEQFKIESGSFETLVSLADEGMGMTLLPYLNTLALDEAKKHHLRNFKNPSPAREISLIYHKSELKIQITEALKEVISGIVRGAIAFQDVKIISPLGKN; translated from the coding sequence ATGACTATAACTCAATTACAATATGTTTTGGCGGTAGCGGAGTATAGAAATTTCACTCTGGCCGCTGAAAAGAGCTTTGTAACACAGCCTACATTGAGCATGCAAGTGCAAAAACTTGAAGATGAACTTGATATTCTAATTTTTGACCGTGGAAAAAAACCTATTTCCATAACGGAGGTTGGGAAAAAAATAGTGGCTCAAGCCAAGAATATTGTTGCCGAAGCTGACCGCATCAAAGACATTGTGGATCAGGACAAAGGGTTTATTGGCGGAGATTATACCATAGGAATAATTCCAACGGTAATGCCCACGCTATTGCCCATGTTCTTGAACACCTTTATTAAAAAATACCCAAAGGTTAATCTTATCATCAAGGAACAACCTACGGATACTTTAATCCGCAATATATTGGATGGTCATTTGGATGCTGGAATTGCGGCAACCCCTTTGGAAATAGAATTTATAAAGGAGCGACCACTCTATTACGAGCCCTTTGTCGGTTACGTGCCTAAAAATCACCGCTTATCATCGCAAGATTTATTGACTACAGCTCACTTGGATGTCAACGATATTCTTTTGTTACAGGATGGGCACTGTTTTAGGGATGGGGTCATCAATCTTTGCAAATCTCCTAAAAATCCACAAAATGAACAATTTAAAATTGAGAGCGGTAGTTTTGAAACCTTGGTCAGTCTTGCAGATGAAGGAATGGGAATGACCTTGCTCCCCTATCTGAATACTTTGGCCTTGGATGAAGCCAAAAAGCATCATTTAAGAAATTTTAAAAATCCATCACCAGCTCGTGAGATAAGCCTTATCTATCATAAAAGTGAACTCAAAATACAAATTACAGAGGCGTTAAAGGAAGTGATTTCAGGAATCGTAAGAGGAGCAATAGCTTTTCAAGATGTGAAGATTATAAGTCCCTTGGGAAAGAACTGA